The sequence cggaaatcctatgggcccaagaatgaccatttacaagaggaaatggcgcgattaaacgtgcacattgtccctcgagactccagccaagtgctgaacgttcaatccactctagaagaacgaatcaggaaagcccagagagcggacaagggactgatggaaatccggaggcagaccggagaaaataaggcaccagactttagagtggataataagggaacgttatggtataaagaaaggatttgtgtgccccagaagggaGACTTCAGACAGATAATCATGGACGAAgctcataactcggcctactccatccacccaggatccaccaaaatgtatatggacctaagacaaaaatattggtggaatgggatgaaggcagatattgcacgatttgtcgcccattgcgatacttgccagagaattaaagctgaacaccagaagccggcaggattattgcaacccctacccattccagtttggaaatgggatgaaataggaatggattttgtggtagggctgcccagaacccagaaaggacatgattccatatgagtaatagtggaccgactcactaaagcggctcacttcatacccgtacggaccaactacggcggagagaagctagccaagctctatgtggaaaatatagtaaagttgcatggtgtgcccagtcgaatcgtctcagatagagggacccagttcacctctagattttggaaaagcttgcataaagctatgggcaccaagctagactttagttccgcttatcacccgcagacagatggtcagacagaaagggtgaatcagattatggaagatatgttgagagcatgtgttctcacctacggcaaagattgggaacagagtttaccctatgccgagttctcatacaacaacgggtatcaagcaagcttgggcatgtcgccgTTCGAGGCTCTTTACGGAaggaaatgcagaacccctctgatgtggtcagaagttggagaacgtgctctagtcgggcccgccctcataaaggaagcagaagaaagggtggccgagattagagaaaagctgaaagcagcccagtcccgacagaagagttacgctgacaagaaaaggcgggaaataagtttcagtccaggggattttgtgtatctcaaggtatcacccattcgaggaacccgaagatttcaggtacaaggaaaattagcccctcggtacattggaccatatcgagttctgaagaaagttggagcagtagcataccgtttggaactgccagaagaaatgtcagatatacatccagtgttccacgtctcacagctaagaagatgtttgagagtacccgaggcagagcacgtgccagtagaaacaatagatctgcagccagacctacgatatCAGGAAGTTCCCGTCAAAATTCAagacactgtcactaggaggaccagaaactccgaagtacggatatgtagagttcagtggagcagacacggagtgaAAGAAGCTACCTGGaaacgcgaagacgctctaaagaaggaatttccccacctgtttaggaaccagccgaatctcgaggacgagattcattttaagtggggtaggtttgtgacatcccgaaaactcaccaaaataaatcatgcgctaaatttgtttttgttgttgagctcgactcaaaccctaaccctaacttccCGGAAACCCTCCTGTTCCAATCTCTCGATCCCCGGAGATctgacccgacacccgaattcaatccaCGTCTCATCTCCTTCCCATCCAgcgcgacgcgtcgtgaccagccgccgccgtacccccctctctcttttcccctggTCCACGGCCACCCCCGGAGTCCGGAGCGGCcggattggccgccgccggtgagccggcgcccctcccctgttttgcgatgggaggaaggggatgaatgGCCATTTTGCATTTAGcccccctctcctcccattCTATTAAAGGACCCTTGTCCTTATatcctttcttttcaaaaagaacCCTGTCCCTTGTTTTATTTTCAAGAAAACCCTTTCACATGAAACATAATTCCAAGTATGCCCTAGACCTTTCCAGTTTAGtccaaatatttctagaaattacaaataggtccctgcctTCTCGAGGAGTAATTACAACCACGCCCCTGACCGACCCCCGAACCTCTACtaaacctattatttcatgaacctaacGACCTCTAATCAACCCGAAACCTTACCAAGTATCTCTTAACTCAGTTTCGGCCTTACCATTAAGAAACCACTCAAAAATGCCACTTCTAtctctatattttatgtgttcccgattcgagctcaacgatgaatctttgttttgattggaCGCTTggttgtgtgtgctgtagaccgcggagtgaacgaaggagagcccgtcaatgagcagttctgtgagcaggaggacgaggaccagttccgcgaccccgagcccgaaggacaggacttccccgaaggctacgaagacgacaagttcaatcccatcctttgatgcatgtttctgttctagtttttatgaacacaacccaatggcctgctttataaaaattgcatatgttttgcttgcatgaaaatacggttggatagccaccccttgatttgtgatgaccattccttgactacctagattaatgtctgattttgcttggacgttaatcgatattagaacgcttaggactttactcacattactatttattttataaagaaaatgtgtgcgtatgggatgggataaatgtggtgtttttgtaaagaaagtgtagacgggatggatggcatttctacggatttgccatttggtgtgcttgtgccaatgtggcaaggcaaaagaagggagatatccatcttgtcatgtctaaggaccgagttggtgtgtcatctcacctaactccactatcgtgcaaaccactcgaccgttgaatgggcaacggcgtagcataaatcccactagttggtgtggtagccatcaggagagctgagagcaacgggtgactgaggaaaagggataagccccgagtgacttatacccggttatacctaagtaaacggtcgatgaccccttggtgcatcccgtgatggctagtcaggcttagctatggtgggtaatggctatgttgggatctacaccgacacaacggtgttcgagttgtggtatcctgattgtgggtaaagttgcacacctctgcagagttaagaatctattcgaatagtccgtgcccacggtattgggcgagttacggtgtggtcacataactagtgtttccttgggatgggctggtgtgagttgttttggaattatgtccggcagttgtgccgtgtgctacgacggacggggagtccggtagcagttttaaaacctgaactctgtgttactatAAAAACTGTTTAAAAaaaaggttttctgttaaatgaacccctgcataaaatatcgtttttctgcaaattaaaccgtaacctattccttgatttacctatgcatattattctgttataaccccttTCGTgcgtgtggttggacttgctgagtacgtttgtactcaccccactcttactttttacagaagaagacccagacttcataccagacgacgccgagtagggttatcgtgctacacccaaccttgcctgtggtaccggccttgtcgagatgcctccgctgtcgcagtactctgagcctgtggtagaccccatgtggtttgcggtctggtgttatgttgtagcttggttagttatgattattatctgtatcgagtgtcctccaaggtttgtacgattttgaaccatctgatataataaatgtggcatcagcctcctgagaTTAATGTTTTGTATcatatttaagtcttctcttaggAGGGGAGGCTTCATCTGCTTAAAAGAAATCCATCGAACTTTGGATTGGGCCATTTGGGGGTCGCAGAAATCGGCGAGAGGATTATCATTAGGCGATCATCGGACGGATCGCCGGATCGGAGGAACCTGTTGCTTACATCGAAGTGCGCGCTGCGCAGAGGGTAGTCAACATCGAGCGGTGTCCAGCAAGACTCGCTGATGAAATCTTTGtagccggcgccggcctccttcaGCGGCGAGGCGGACGATATGGAGGCGGTGTGGATCACGCGCTTCACCGCCTGGGACTCCTCGCACTGCCGGAGGATCACGCGcaccgcggccacggcggcttCCGCCGTGCTCTTATACTGAAGAATAACTCATCAAtatcaacaataaaatccgttTAATCGCTATTTTAGTTTCTCTACTCATAATCTTTTGATTCCTTCGTTGATCAAGCCCAATTTTTTTGATCGGAAGGGCATCTATCTACCGTCAaaattaaaaagaaagaaagaaagaattgGTCGTGACCAGCAAACGATTGGTAAATTTCACCTTGGAGCTGGCGGCTTCGAGCCCGTACGGCGTGGCGACGAGGAAGACGAACCGGCACCCAGCGATCGCCGGCGCGAAGGTGGCGGCGTCGAAGAGGTCGGCCTCGAACAACCgcagccgctccgccgcgccggggaccagccgccgcagcagcccgGCCTTCTCCTCGTCCCCTGCGGCCACCGAACAAACCGAACGCAGATTTCAGGACCAGGCAACTGCACACAGGAGCCAATCGGCGACCAGGCTCCGCTCCTTGAGCCTTTTCGGCGGATTCCCCGACGCGACGCGGCGGATCATCGGAGCGAAGCGaggagcgcgcgcgcgcaccggtGTCCCGCAGGGTGGCGTGGACGGTGTAGCCCCTCTCGAGGAGCTTCTTGACGAGCCACGAGCCGATGAACCCGGCGCCTCCGGTGACGCACACCCGCACTCCGCTGCCGCGCTTCCCCTCTTCCGCCATGGCTGGGCTCCCTGAATTCCCGAATGGCGATGGGCTGATGCCGATGGGGTTGGACcgatgcgttcgttgtgaagtGAGAACTGATAAGTGAGAAAACTAACTCGAGAGCAAATTTATACTTAAGCTGGCCTGGCCACCGAAACAATCGACTGTCTTGGATCGGTCAACGCGTGCGCTTCGTGTGGGTATTTGTACAGTGGCGGACCCAAAAACTTTCGGGCTGTTTGGATCCAGTCTCCCCTTTTAGCCCCTTTTAGCTCTAATGGATCAACATATGAGACTATTTGGCACTAAAGTGAATTAGCActctctaaaaaaaattagcCCATCCAAGAGGTGTTTTTTTTAAGTAAAAATCCAAGGGGTGTTTATTGGGACAATTTCTGCGTGAACCCCACTGAAAAGTTAATTTTCTCTTCGCCCTATGCATAACCAATTATTgggatatatatttatttctcaAATTAGTATATAGATCCAAACAACTCTAGAGCCTAAATTTTAGAGACTAATTGAAGAGCTAAATTTTACTACTCAAACTagcctaagagcatctccaagagtctttctaaatttcaatctctaaattatcatttggagAGTCATCTACATAAACTATACATGTTCACTCTCCAATAGCTTTTTTATATCGTGTTTACACTCTAGAGAGCTATTTTCGTCATCTATCTTTGGCTAGCGAAAAAATCGGAATAGATGATGTCTATATTTGGATAACCACTTAGAAAATCTCTTGGAGAGTATTTTTCTATCAGAATCTCTATTCCTAAAAATTGGGATGGAAATAGAGAGTcttttggagttgctctaagggcTAAAGATCCAAACATGCCCAACATAATAGCTCATGATAAGTTCAtgcacacttttttttttgaaaaacaagtTCATGCAAACTTATCGGCCATTATAACATCAATAAAGTTGACAACTTCAATTGTTTGGAACCTAGAATTATTGTTGTCGGCGTtccgacccgtggggcctgaatcccaactagtaaatgctgcgtgtttcctcgtcccagatgatgatgcaagaggcaatcacagtaacgcacggttttatcctggttccggccgcgaggccgtacgtccagcaaagggggtgtgcgagggcactgtattatctttcacccgaagtgctcgtagtaggggatacaagcgaggcgagagagggagagaagctcccaagtctctgctagaggtggagttggttgagatgagtgctcagtcgtGCTGAGAGTCCTCTGAGGGGGAGTTCAGAGAACTTACTTCCAACCTTTGATTGGAGAGAGTTGATCAGCCTGcccaaaaggaagcccaccctctccttttatagttgtaaggaggggcggcgtacatgagtgtaggggcgcggaagtcgtcgttttcccctgaatcgcgggtacagtggtcgaacactgtaggaagtgtactgtgggaaaaCGACGCACGTCGCCGTCATCCTGGGCTCCGTCCTTGGTCttgtggagatggcggcggccgtcctgcagagtcccagcggtagtaatggcgtgggacggtcccggaccccctggtcggggtgcgagcgtgcgcactagaaggtccgggggcgcgtggaagtcccggaccccacaagagGGAGGTCCGGGGTCCCGCCCGCGCATGCGgagtgcccctctcggaagggcacgtgacatcgccagaccccttccccaggGGGAGGTGTGTTCAgatggttgatgtcggcgtgattgtaacgggggcggcgccaacttgtcttgtaccgcgttgaatgctccacagtgctgctatagcggctggggtggcagagcggtgaccggggtcagtggacgggacgccggtcacatccactgcgggagtggcagtctgacgccgcccgtcctttgagccgtggcggagtagctggcctttaatgcctttgtaCGGCGGTTGGTTGGGCGGCGGTGCcacttgtcccttgtgccgagagatggcctcgagcgaggcggagatggccacccgctcgagggcaggtccgccgttctcgagcgaggcggaaatgcgattgcgcggtcgagggtcccgaggggagccctcgagcgaggcggagatgagtgacccgcccgagggtagatccgctaccctcgagcggggcggagattgttcggtgggcctgagaggggtgcgaatgggccacatgctgggcttctttgagtcatttcctctcttccggatttggaaggaggccggggggctttgtgggcccagttgtcttaacatgtgtttgtgttttcgaaagtggttttagtactctaattagggtgtccctaattgtggcacccgacaattGCTCAATACACATGTAATGTAAATATTCTAAAAAAATACACATGTAGATAAAAAGGAGATATCATATCAATTGTCTCCCTACGACACTACAATTAAATGTTTGATGTTCGGATACATCTTTCCAGCTCATTTCAAACGGTTTCCATctataaaacaaaaaagaagctTTGTGCCAAACAGGACCAAATTTATCTCGTCTTATTTCTGTAGATACGCCTAGTGGCGAATTTGGAACATGCAAAATGCACAGCGAACAACAGCACGCAGTCCATCCATCCTGCTGCTAGTTTAGCCTTCCAGGTTATTTTTTATCCTTTCTGCAGGTTGAGCCTGGTTGCGTCAAGAGAACCCAATCTCGCCGCGCAGCCATCGCTGCTGTCAAGAATCTCCTCCATCCCGTACTTGTACCTGAAACCCAGCTCCCCCAACTTGTCCCCCTCAGGTGGCAccctcgccaccgcctccgTCCTGATGCAGATCCGATggatgaaacacacatcagaccAAGTAATCTTGTCAGATCACACGTATGAAACTAGTTAAATGGCGCGGAGGCTTTACTCTCTGAGGATGTCGAGGTGCGGGAACTTCTCGGCGAAGTGGCCGGCGACGTTGTGGATGGTCGGgtacgcggcggcgcagaggaaccggccggcggcggagggccgcTCCATGCAGAAGACGAGCGCGTCGCAGACGTCGTCGACGTGCACCAGCGGCAGCGAGcccaggagctgctgcagtatACGCGGGAGCCCGGAGTAGGCCTCGTTGCGGGACACGGGCGACGCGGCGCTCTCTATCGTCTCCGGGACGCGGCCGAGGACCgtgtcgccggcgacgaggcccaggggcagggTCACCACCTCGAACGCCGGGCTCTCGCCGGCGTTGTAGCTCAGGAGTTCCCGCTCCGACTGCACCTTCGACAATATGTACTTCTGCAAATGGTCGCCAGTTTTTGCCGTTAATTGTTAAATATACAGATTCGGCTAAAAGTTAAGGAACTCACTATCAGTCAATACAAATTCAGGGCCAGTAATCAGGAGAAAAATCGTCACTACTTACATCGAAGTGCGCGCTTCGGAGAGGGTAGTCAACATCGAGGGGAGTCCAACAAGATTCGCTGATGAACTCCTTGtacccggcggcgccggagccgggcTTCATCAGCGGCGAAGCGGCGGATATGGAGGCGGTGTGGATCACGCGCTTCACCGTCTTGGACTCCTCGCACTGCCGAAGGATCGCGCGCACCGCGTCCACGATGGCCTCCGCCGTGCTCTTGTACTAACAAGCCCACAGCACACGGTTCAATCAGAATCAGCAAATTACAAACCAAAGTTAACGCTgatccttttcaaaaaaaaacaaagcaaaGTTGAAATAGTTGGTGCTCGGAATTCGTTGATTCCTTCGCTGCCCAAGACCCAAGTCCAATTTTGCCTTTGGAAGGTCAGTTTTGATTTTTCTCCTCCCCAGGAAAAAAGCTTGTGTCGAGCACGCCTGATCATGACTCGTACTGTTCCACAACGACGTACGGGAGCGAATTGGCATACTGCATGTAGCaacaccgcccaaattaaaccggcttaagtgcgctaactatcatcttaatacttaatcaagttactctgcacttaaaacggtgtaatctgacaggctgtcgggtaaatcccgattaaactactgtactccaggatcacaattgcactagcagatccgtacgaagacgagcacaggtgatacaagcatacagaaattttcaaattaatttacaacacaggttttacataaaatgttcgaatacaaacgacagagttaaaaacacagcggaagtttaaaaaaactgagttcgaaatacaatacgataaccccGACGatgatacaaggtgagctcaacatcctgcccaccgatgtgatgccaacctgcccgatcttcacggggaagacggggcccactcgacggtccatcaaggaggaagcggttgtccaatccaggacgcacagacctcctcgaagtcagcagggacacaacctgctcaggagGGTTataacaacaaccctgagtatactaatactcaacaagacttacccgactttgggtatatttagcccattacctagacatgcaaagctttttggcgctggagttcttttgctgaaaggctgctagcagTGAACcattactttcattattttagctccatttagtacagcgagtattaactaaattcgcctaacaGCTAGAGCACACATAGTGGATCAGATTAAACCTCTATTAAAACTATTCAAAATATCTTCAACTCATTCTCATTtcatccttactacgatgtgactaaGTGACCAAAGTTCTCTTAatcgagagagacggcgaatcgatccgatttaaccttgcaaggtgaacctaactcacacgacacgtgaaaaccccgtcgggccacacacgtcaactgttcccatcatcaccccgacgtctgaatcacgcctgccaaaacccggttgaagggtccctcacggcgaactcctggagaacccggaggcgacatacattccaacacccgccatcatcccactcccagaataGCAgatcgcgattcaaagtatcgttgcaattcaggtaattagcttaccggtttcgactacctcctacttccggcatgtggttagtactgttcaaactcggtcagcacggccaacaacggtacggtcctcaatcgacacaggcggaggcttactttccatccactccatatccataaccaaatcCATCTCCGTTCGGTCTCCATttatcctttctttttctcaaagattcattCTCCACTAACTTTTTCATAAGAAcaagacctatctctcgcgagtgacaggaatcactcggctTCTACCGGGTTCCTAATTAGCAAGCAGTTCTAACGGTGCATGCATACTAGTAGAGACCCATAGGTACCTAGAAGaagcatgcatactagggtttcattcaactcctagaaaaacttaatgcacaatatttaaataataatgttgaatactgaaaatagaggttatgctccggggattgccttgcaggtcagcggggtcaACAACTTCTTCGCAAGGGGGCTCGCCTgcgtcctcctcctgctctcccgcctgcggctcctggatcggctcggcgatcagctcgtaggcggcttcattcgcggcgtctacacgtatgaaaaagaaTGTCATGCAATAGATAGGACACAGTGCAATGCATGAGTGCTTATGATGCGATGCATTTCAAAACAATACAATGCCATGCGGTTCAGAAGTTCAACtcgttttagcctgaagtgtttccttcaaaataaCAACTATTAAacttgcttagagtagcataGATTAAGACAGAAGCTTGCTTTGTGGAGGTTACACTTGCAGATATGATCTAGCAACAAGAATTTATTCAaaataacatgattttgataaTGCATGCCACATAAATTCTCTTCTTTTCCAACACTTATTGCTAATAAAAAGCATTTACTTAACTCTAGCAAGGTAAACGAAACATAAATAGATTTACATAAAAATGCACAACACCCGCACATGGaatttttacagtggattacacatgcaaaGATGAGGCTActaaattaatttcagaactttTAGATCAACagaactgcagatattaaataaacaagctcaAACACAAAGTAATTTCTAGCAGGGATAAAACTGACATTTGACctgcatgagtatttttcctctgaaggtTGGAATTTAACTAAACCAacaaaattgagtttgcatttttagcatttttctacaattttctactatttttggaagatttcagccattttaaaaaataaagaaaaataataaaaagggGGTTGATAGCCGGGCCCCACTGAAGCGTCCCcccataagagaagacttaaatgtgatacaaagcaccagtcccaggaggctgatgccacatttattacatcagatggttcaaaaccgtacaaaccttggaggacactcgatacagatgataataataattaaccaggctacgacataacaccagaccgcgaaccacatagggtctactacgggctcagagtactgcgacagcggaggcatctcaacagggccggttccacaggaaaggttgggtgtagaacgataaccctactcggcgtcgtctggaacgaagtctgggtcttcttctgtaaaaagtaagagaggggtgagtacaaacgtactcagcaagtccaaccacacccacggagggggttaaaacagaataatatgcataggtgaatcaaggataaggttacggctTAAGTTGCAGAAAAACGGCATTTTATGCAGGGTTTTGTTTTatagaaaaccttttagaaatcagtttttgtttaacacggagttcaggttttaaagctgctaccggactccccgtccgtcgtagcacacggcacaactgccggaaccaattccaaaacaactcacaccagtccatcccaaagaaacactagttatgtgaccacaccgtaactcgcccaataccgtgggcacggactattcgaatagattcttaactctgcagaggtgtgcaactttacccacaagtaggataccacaactcgaacaccgtcgtgtcggtgtagatcccaacatagccattacccaccatagctgagcctgactagccatcacgggatgcaccaaggggtcattgaccgttcacttaggtataaccgggcatgagtcactcggggcttatcccttttccttagtcacccgttgctctcagctctcctgatggctatcacaccaactagtgggatttatgctaagccgttgcccatacaacggtcgagtggtttgcacgaaagtggagttaggtgagatgacacaccaactcggtccttagacacgacaagatggatatctccctccttgctctgccacataggcacaagcacaccaatcggcaaatcacacaaaaatgccgtccatcccgtctatactcatctttcgaaaatccacattttatcccttcccacacgcacacattttctttatcaaataaattatgttatgagtaaagtcctaagcgttctaatatcgattaacgtctaagcaaaatcagacattaatctaggtggtcaaggaatggtcatcacaaatcaaggggtggctatccaaccgtgttttcatgcaagtaaaacatatgcaattttataaaataggccattgggttgtgtttataaaaactagggcagaaacatgcatcaaaggatgggattgaacttgccgtcttcgtagccttcgggaaagtcctgtccttcgggctcggggtcatggaactgatcctcgttctcctgctcacaatACTgttcgttgacgggctctccctcgttcactccgtggtctacagcacacacaaac comes from Panicum virgatum strain AP13 chromosome 4K, P.virgatum_v5, whole genome shotgun sequence and encodes:
- the LOC120702245 gene encoding putative anthocyanidin reductase, which produces MAEEGKRGSGVRVCVTGGAGFIGSWLVKKLLERGYTVHATLRDTGDEEKAGLLRRLVPGAAERLRLFEADLFDAATFAPAIAGCRFVFLVATPYGLEAASSKYKSTAEAAVAAVRVILRQCEESQAVKRVIHTASISSASPLKEAGAGYKDFISESCWTPLDVDYPLRSAHFDVSNRFLRSGDPSDDRLMIILSPISATPKWPNPKFDGFLLSR
- the LOC120704120 gene encoding putative anthocyanidin reductase, translated to MEESMNSSGSNGVRVCVTGGAGFIASWLVKKLLEKGYTVHATLRDVGDEDKAGLLRRLVPGAAESGRLLLFQADLYDAATFAPAMAGCRFVFLVATLFQHDATSAKYKSTAEAIVDAVRAILRQCEESKTVKRVIHTASISAASPLMKPGSGAAGYKEFISESCWTPLDVDYPLRSAHFDKYILSKVQSERELLSYNAGESPAFEVVTLPLGLVAGDTVLGRVPETIESAASPVSRNEAYSGLPRILQQLLGSLPLVHVDDVCDALVFCMERPSAAGRFLCAAAYPTIHNVAGHFAEKFPHLDILRETEAVARVPPEGDKLGELGFRYKYGMEEILDSSDGCAARLGSLDATRLNLQKG